A window of the Lactuca sativa cultivar Salinas chromosome 7, Lsat_Salinas_v11, whole genome shotgun sequence genome harbors these coding sequences:
- the LOC111880768 gene encoding putative F-box/LRR-repeat protein 23 — MPLNLPIKRQTNKPLNMVKPSYFICSIASTSAADVYSPMKKSPNWLAMPHDVMVDIIQRLPTLEILNSARKVCRTWQRICKDPAMWKVIHMNTLYDGEDLEILTKHAVNLSCGELIDISIEYFGSNDLLSYIALRSSNLKCLSLTNCFHMTGSGLSRAVRKLARLEKLHISLIDINEEDIEVIGKNCSQLKSFDMSKPFRGRFKCDYHAFAIACYMPQLIHLKLFDNEMTNDGLEAILYGCPHLQSLDVRMCDNLDLGGNLGKLCMERIKDFKHSSTQNRGFDVQIYDYADVDDFY, encoded by the exons atGCCTCTTAATTTGCCAATTAAGAGGCAAACAAACAAACCCCTTAATATG GTGAAACCATCGTATTTCATATGTTCAATCGCGTCGACCTCCGCTGCAGATGTGTATTCGCCAATGAAAAAATCTCCAAATTGGCTGGCAATGCCTCACGATGTGATGGTAGATATAATCCAGAGATTGCCTACATTAGAAATTCTCAACAGCGCAAGGAAAGTATGTAGAACTTGGCAGAGAATTTGTAAGGATCCGGCGATGTGGAAGGTCATCCATATGAATACTCTGTATGATGGTGAGGATCTCGAGATTCTGACAAAGCATGCAGTCAATCTCAGCTGTGGGGAATTGATTGATATCAGTATCGAGTACTTTGGCAGCAATGATCTCCTTAGTTACATTGCCCTTCG CTCAAGCAACTTGAAATGTCTTTCTCTTACGAACTGCTTTCATATGACGGGTAGTGGGTTGAGTCGGGCAGTCAGAAAGCTAGCCCGATTAGAGAAACTTCACATTTCTTTAATTGATATCAATGAGGAAGATATTGAAGTTATTGGAAAAAATTGCTCTCAGCTTAAGTCCTTCGATATGAGCAAACCATTCAGAGGGAGATTCAAATGCGACTATCATGCCTTCGCCATTGCATGCTACATGCCCCAATTAATCCATTTGAAGCTGTTTGATAATGAGATGACAAATGATGGACTCGAGGCCATTCTTTATGGCTGTCCTCACCTTCAATCACTAGATGTGCGTATGTGTGATAACCTTGATCTTGGCGGGAATTTAGGAAAATTGTGCATGGAACGGATTAAAGATTTCAAGCACAGTTCAACACAAAACAGGGGGTTTGATGTTCAAATTTATGACTATGCCGATGTGGATGACTTTTATTAA